In Lonchura striata isolate bLonStr1 chromosome 11, bLonStr1.mat, whole genome shotgun sequence, the following proteins share a genomic window:
- the NR2E3 gene encoding photoreceptor-specific nuclear receptor, which translates to MAASPAGSVVSAGLDESPTGLSPAPGKELSPVLLCKVCGDTSSGKHYGIYACNGCSGFFKRSVRRKLIYRCQAGTGLCPVDKAHRNQCQACRLKKCLQAGMNKDAVQNERQPRSTAQVQLDSIQLDAELPPEHVATTCEVPPSPCPAPRGPGATVTPGPQAPTPPTNHRFMASLMTAETCAKLEPEDADETVDVTGSEPERAAGEYQMAPYPAASPENIYETSARLLFMAVKWAKNLPVFSNLPFRDQVILLEEAWSELFLLCAIQWSMPLESCPLLAVPEPTSGKLLPATLDVRALQETLGRFKALAVDPTEFACMKAVVLFKPETRGLKDPEQVENLQDQSQVMLGQHNRSHYPGQPVRFGKLLLLLPALRFISSERVELLFFRRTIGNTPMEKLLCDMFKN; encoded by the exons ATGGCTGCGTCCCCGGCGGGGTCGGTGGTGAGCGCCGGGCTGGATGAGAGTCCCACGG gtctgagcccagcacCCGGGAAAGAGCTGAGCCCGGTGCTGCTGTGCAAGGTGTGTGGGGACACCAGCAGTGGGAAGCACTACGGCATCTACGCCTGCAATGGCTGCAGCGGCTTCTTCAAGCGCAGTGTCCGCAGGAAGCTCATCTACAG GTGCCAGGCGGGGacggggctgtgcccagtggACAAAGCTCACCGCAACCAGTGTCAGGCCTGCCGGCTCAAGAAGTGCCTGCAGGCTGGCATGAACAAGGATG CTGTGCAGAATGAGCGCCAGCCCCgcagcacagcccaggtccAGCTGGACAGCATCCAGCTGGATGCTGAGCTGCCCCCTGAGCACGTGGCCACCACATGTGAGGTCCCCCCATCACCCTGTCCGGCTCCTCGTGGCCCTGGTGCCACCGTCACCCCGGGTCCCCAAGCGCCCACACCACCCACCAACCATCGCTTCATGGCCAGCCTGATGACGGCCGAGACCTGCGCCAAGCTGGAGCCCGAGGACG ctgatgAGACGGTGGATGTGACAGGCAGTGAGCCAGAGCGGGCAGCTGGCGAATACCAGATGGCACCGTACCCGGCAGCCAGCCCCGAAAACATCTATGAGACCTCAGCACGTCTCCTCTTCATGGCTGTGAAATGGGCCAAGAACCTGCCTGTCTTCTCCAACCTGCCCTTCCGTGACCAG GTGATCCTGCTGGAGGAAGCATGGAGTGAGCTGTTCCTGCTCTGTGCCATCCAGTGGTCCATGCCCCTGGAGAGCTGCCCGCTCCTGGCTGTCCCCGAGCCGACCTCTGGGAAGCTGCTGCCGGCCACTCTGGATGTGCGGGCACTGCAGGAGACCCTTGGCCGCTTCAAGGCGTTGGCCGTTGACCCCACGGAATTTGCCTGCATGAAGGCTGTGGTGCTCTTCAAACCAG AGACCCGTGGCCTGAAGGACCCTGAGCAGGTGGAGAACCTGCAGGACCAGTCACAGGTGATGCTGGGCCAGCACAACCGTTCCCACTACCCTGGGCAACCCGTCAG GtttgggaagctgctgctgctcctccctgcgCTGCGCTTCATCTCCTCGGAGCGCGTGGAGCTGCTCTTCTTCCGCCGCACCATCGGCAACACCCCCATGGAGAAGCTGCTGTGTGACATGTTCAAGAACTGA